The following is a genomic window from Natrinema versiforme.
CTGAAGGGCGGCGGCCTCGAGGTGCGCGACATCGATGAGGCGTTCCTGCTCATCGATTCGACCGAGCAACTCGACCACTCGCAGAGCGAGATCTACCTCGAGGAGTCGGCGCTGGCGGAGGTGGACCTCGAGTAATGGCGGTCGAGGATCAACTTCAGGCGGTCGACTGGACGCCCGGCAGCGTCACGCTCCGGGAGTTCAACACTCAGGAAGGAACGCCGGGCGAGGCGAGCGTCATCGCGGAGACGCAGGTCGGTCGGGCGCTCCAACTCCGTGACGATCCGGACAGCGAGCTTCGACTCGTGCTGCCGGCGTACGAGCACTTCACGACCGACGCGAACGCCGACAACACGGAGACGTTCGAACTCGCGAACACTCTCGTCGAGAGCCCGACGACGCAGGACCTCCTGATCTGGGAAGACGGTGCGGTCGTCCAGCCCGACGCCGTCGACTACGGTGCGGATTCGTTCGACTACACCTCGAGCGGGACGGAGACGGATCTCGATGTCTTCTACGTCGCTCGCAACCCGGCAAGCGTCGAGATTCGGAAGACCGCACCGGGAGCGGGCGGCAAGGTCAACCAGACGCTCAAAGAAGCACAGACGGCGATCCTGCACACTCGCGATCAGGCTCAGCAGGAAATCATGTTCGGTTTCGAGCGGACGCCGCTGCAGCCGTACCTGCCGCGGAAGTTCAACCTGCAGGTCGTCGTCGACGCGCCGTACACGGTCGCGTTCGAGGCTCCCGAGCGAGCCAACGGGACGCCTCGAGCCCGCAACGCCCTGCTGTCGCTGCCGCGGTACCAGACCGAGGCCCGGATTGAGGGACTCGGCGCGGCGGTCAAGCAGGACATGATCGGAGTCCGGGGGTGATCCCCCGTGCAGGGCGGTCTTTCCGAAGGAACCGGGCCGGGCGAGCTTGCGGTCACCGCGACGACCACGTCGTCGGAGTCGACCGCGACGACCTCGAGCCCGTCGAACCAGTCTCAGCAGCCCCCGGAGAGCCCGACGGCGCAACTCGTCTACGGGACGCAGTACACGCAGGACGACATCATCATCGGCCTGCTCGCGCTGCAGGTGGTGCTGCTGGTCTTCGTCACGATTCGATCATGAACGGACACACGCAGGGGCCCGTCGGCGCGATCGTCGCGACGAGCCCCATCGACAGTATCGAAACGGAGGTGAGCTAGATGCCGGGACCTGCAGCCGCTCTCGCAGCGGGCGAGGCGGCCGACAAGGCCGGGGATGTTGCAGAGAACGCCGGCGAGGTTGCGGAACCGGCGGCTGAGGCTGTCAGCAACGTCACGGAGAGCATGAGCGAGGCAGCCAAAGAGAGTCAGGGCTTCAACGTCGCGATGATCGTTGCCGCGGTCGTCGCTGCCTTCGTCATCTACAAGCTCGTGACCATGCTCAGTGGACCCGGCGATGCAGCCGGGGACGCTTGGGACGGTGCGGGCGATGCAGCCGGCGGACTCGGCGGAGCAGTCGGCGACCTCTGGGGAGGAACGACCGACGCCGCCGGCGGGATCGGCGGTGCAATCGGCGACCTCTGGGGAGGTTCGACCGACGCAGCCGGGGGTGCCGGCAGCGCGGTCGGAGACATCTGGGACGGCACGACCGGCGCAGTCGGCGACATCTGGGGCGGATCAACCGACGCTGCAGACGGCGCTGGCGACTTCTTCGGAGACGTGACCGGCGACCTCTGGGGAGGAACGACCGACGCTGCAGACGGCGCTGGCGACTTCTTCGGAGACGTGACCGGCGACCTCTGGGGAGGAACGACCGACGCTGCAGACGGTGCGAGCGATGCCGTCGACGATGTCACCGACGCCGGCGGCGACCTCTTCGGGGGCTTCCTCTCGGGCGGTAGCGACGCCGTCGACGACGCAACCGACACCGGTGGCAGCGCCGTCGACGACGCAACCGATGCCGGCGGCGACGTGATCGATGGCGCGGCCGACGCCGGCGGCGATCTCGTCGATGGGGCAACCGACTTCGCCGGAGGGCTGATCTAGCGATGGAACTCACTGCACTGCTCAATCAGTTCGGTTTCCCAACTGTCGCGTTCCTACTCATGTGGAAGCTCTACCGGGATGAACGCAACGAGCGACGGGAAGAGCGGGGCAAGTGGCTCGGTGCGCTGCAGGAGCACACGGCGACGCTGAAAGCCCTTCGCCGGGACATCCGGACGGTCGCGACCGACGGCGGCACCGAGAAGGAGGGGGATGAGTGATGGTTGGTGAATCGACGATCGGGCCCGACAGTCAGGTCGAGCGCATTCTCGATGATTATGGGCTCGGTGCGACCTCGTGGCCTGACGATCTCGTCGAAAACGACACCGACCGGCTGCTGCTTGCGCTGCTGCTCGAGCAGCGCGGGCAGAACGCCCTCGAGGCACTCGACACGGCGGACGACGACAGCCGGGAAGCCGGCTATTTCGTCACGGAGGATGCGCTTCCGGTGACCTCGACGGACGAAGAGAAGCTCAATTGGGGCTTCTCTGCGGATTCCGTCACTGTTTGGGGCTTCGATGAGCCGCTCAACATCGCGTTCCGGTCTGAGGGAGAGTATCGAAAAATCCCCCTTCAGCCGTCTGAATCGCCGTTCACGGTGGCCCCAGAAGGAGGAATAGATGCCTCTTCGGCTTGGATTCGGAAGATGAGCAGCGACGCGAGCGACACCACTGTCAAAGTGCTGGCACTCCAATAGCCGCAACTTACTTTATGAGCAGATCACCAGTAACACGCCCTCCTGAGGGCGTTCTGGAGGGAGACGATGTACCGAGAGAAAACGAAACTGACGACCTGACCGACAGCATGATCGAGACAGCAGAGAACGAACTTCGAGGACGCGGCGAGCCGTACCGATCGATGAACAGCACCGAACTCCGCCAGCGAGCAATCGACCTGCTCCGAAAGACCGGCATGGAGGTAGCGTAAATGGCGGATCTCGCCGACCTCGACACCAGTCAGATCGGGATTATCGCCTTCTGGAATGCGCTGGATAACGGCGCGAACAGCGTTTCGCCCGCCGACGCACTCGAGGACTCAAACGTCACCGAGTGGAGCAGTGCAGACAACGGCGTCGAAGGGAAATGGAACCTCTCGAGGGGAGGACCCTACCAGTACACGAATAGTATGCCTGCGAGGGAGATTAATTTCCGGGTGAAAACCGACGGCTGGCATATCGTCTGGTTCGACCGTAGTAACGGGTTCAATCAGAACGTGTCCCCGGATTCTCACACTCAAACCGGATATTACGATCTGGTCGACAACATTTTCAATTCGGAAAGTCCGAACATGACCAGTTCGCTCCCGACGACCCGTCTATCGAAGGTACTCAACACGATTCGGCAGCGGACGTGTGACGGGAACGAGACGTTCAGCCACGGGGATGTTGGGCACTACTGCTACGAGTACGAAGCGACGACGAACTTCGTAACGCTCGTTGAGGAACGGGGCGGGTCGACCAGCAACTACTCCTACAACGGGTCGTTCTCCTATGATTCATCCCTCAACATCCAGTACCACGCGGTTTGTGCCGGTGAAAACTCGATTACTGACGGCATCGCTCTAAACTGGAACGGGAACTCACTCATTAGCACTGCGAATCGCATCGGAAGCTACAACGCGGCGGGAGAGACGACGAGTGGAACGACCTACTCCAACGGTGGGTCGTGGGACTCGAGCCAGACTGACGAATATAACAAAATCGTCCATCTGCTACTCCATAGCTAAATGGCGTCTGGAGTACCCGCCGGATTTACAACGTCCGGTATGTCGAGTCGGTATTACACGGGTACAACAACCCCGGCTACGGGCGTCGAAAGCGGTTCCGGCGGCGATGGGACCGTGAGCGTTACGTTCGTGGTTTCGGATTCGTTTAACCGGGATGGAACCACCCCGACGACCCCAGATACGGGCGTCGAAAGCGGTTCCGGCGGCGATGCGATGGAGGACTTTAGTGGCTTCCTCATTGATGGGATGGGAGACGCCTATCTCACCCCGACCCCGGTGCCGGACTCCGCCCTTGACGGGGAGGGGACCGCGATCATCAACACGATTCAGGGGATTGTGACAAACGACTCGGTCGACCAGTCCGAGATGACGGCCTCGAAAGACACAGATGGATACCAGTTCGTTCCGAGCAAGTCGACCTACGGCCAGCCCATTCGGTGGACTGAGAGTGTGGTGCGCGATCCGACCGGCGAATGGCCCGTTGAGGTCATCACGACCCTCGAACTCGAGGTCGAAGATCCCGCGTCGCTCGATCTCGACGCGATCATGGCCGGGGGGTACGGCGAATGTCTGGTTGGGACGGAGATCGACGGTGTTGAGGTCGACCAAGAAACCGGCCTCGTCACGATCACGCTCGCCACGACCTACGAGTGCGAGCCGGAGAGCGAGGAAACGACCGGCGAGCAGTGGGTCCAACTGCCGGATGGAGTCTCGTTCTCGAACCCATCGACCACATCCGAAACGTCGAACGACGACGACAGTAGCACGTCGCCCTCGAGTCCGTGGCTGTCGTCCGGTGGCGACAATCCGCTGAACCAGCACGACAGCGTCGACCACTATTACATCGACTGGTATCAGCGGCGGCTGGCCTGCGGAAACGCCTGTCTCCCGGCTGGGGACAGCACGACGCTCCCGCTCACGGCCCGGATCGAGGGGCCGGATATTCAAGAGATTGAGATCAGGATGCTGTTTGACGAGTCGACCGTCTCCGTCGACGCAGTCAATTCGACCGCTCCCTTCTCGCTCTCCGGCCTCGAGATCGACAACAACGAGGGCTACATCGACTTCAGCGCAACCCCGGACGAGACGGGCAGCTACTCGTTCGATCCGATTTCGGGCCGCTACGACGACGAGTGGACACCGCGCTTCGCAACGATCGACATAACGACAGTCGGAGAGACGGGAGACAGCGCGACTCTCGCGATCTATCCCCCGGATACAAACGTCGTTACGGCCGACGGCTCGATCCTCGAATGGGACGGTGTCGGTGAGGATGGTCGTCGCTTCGGTGAGATCGCCTACGTCGACGGACACGTTTCACTCGAGAACGGGATGGCGCTAGGCAACGCCACGACGACGTGGGGAGACACTACCCGCGTGCCGTTCTCTGTCGACGCTGCAACGGACATCGCGGGCTACTCGGCCCGGTTGCAAATCCAGCGCGACGAGCCGATCGACGATCTGCGCGTCGAGGGTGTCGACCTGCCCGATCCCGATTGGAGTTATGAGACGGAGGAGGTGATCGTTGGAGAGATCGAATCCGGCCCTGACGAGGGCGAGCCGATCATCGAGCGGCGGGGATATCTAGATCTCGAGGTTCCAGCGGACGTGACCAACCAGACGCACGACCCGACGCTATGCGAAATCGTGCTGGACGCGCCGCTGCCCGAGACTCCCGAGGAGATCCCGGCGACGGCATCGACCGCGATCAAGTACAATCTCGACCGGACGGACCTCTACGACGCTGCTGGCGACGTTGTGACGGCCCCGTGCAACCGGCCGGGATCGTTCACGATTCGGCAGAACGCCGAGATTGGTCCAAAGATCCCCGAGGTCGGGGTCGCGTATTGGCCGATCCTCTTTCCGATGGTCTTTCGCTACCCGGGGATCGAGATGGACGCGGTCGATCGGAGCGACATCAGCATCGAGACCTCGAGCCCGACGAACCCGGACATCTCGCACAAAATCAACGAGGTGGTGTTCGGGACGCCCTCGGAGCCGAATACGCTCTTCGTGCAGGCGACGATCCTGATCCCGAAAGCAGATCCGCAGGCGTATCCCGTCGAATACAGCGCCTTGCTCTGGATCGGCCGGACGCTCGCCGCGGCGACTGGCGGGCTGTGGGCTGGTCAAGGAGTTGCGATGGGTGGCCACGTCGAGCAGGCCATCGGCTCGTCGGGGATGTCAGTGGGTCGAGGGCGATCGCTTCGACCCCTGAGAAATAGATGATCGTCCAGCCGGTCCGCTCTCCTGGACGAGCTCGCGATCGTCGACGTCTTCGCCGGCGCCGCGACCGACCCGACGCAGTACTGCGTTTTGTTTTGGTTACAAATCCAGACTGGTATGTGTCCGAATGTGGTAGGTTTAGGAACAGAGACTTTCAGCCTATAGAGGGAGACAAACGTCTATTCTTCGCGGACGACCTTCTTCTCCTTGTCGACGAAGTACTTGTAGCAGAGATACAGCAGGTTTGCGAGGCCGAGCGTCCACCAGCCGAGCAGCAGGAAAATGAGGATGTGGGCCGTGAGCGTCCCCTTCTTTCGGCGGATCAGAACGGCGCTGTCGTTGCGTTCCTCCTGAATCTCCCAGCCCTCGATCTGCGCGTCTTCGATCTTGCGCTGCAGTCCGGTAGCCATCCCGTTTGTCTCGATACCGGTCTGACAAAAACGTTATCACTCAGACAGGGAGACGAGACGGATCTACTCTTCGTCGCTTTCGGCTTTTCGGAGGGTAACCTCTCCTTCCTCCCAGTTCCCGACCATCTCCAGTTGGTCGTCTTCCTCCCAGTCCATCAACTGCATCATCTGGGGCGGGATCGAGAGGATATTGCTATTTCCAGAGGAACGAATTGCGCGCTGCGCTTTCACGGTCGACTCGTTTGGGTCAATATCCAGTGCCATCTGCATTCTCTTGTCCGAATCAAATGGGAGTACGGGAATAAATCTGACCTCTCTGTAAGACGGCTCTTACACTCCATGTATACAAAAACCTATGAACTACGGTCGGATTGGGGGTACACTAGTCGATAGACTAAAGGTCTAACAAGAATACGATACCACGTGTATGTCTGTTAGAGTAGACACGGAGTCTAACGAATTCGTAGACGAAAGGGACGTGAGAACGTCCGGCGGAAGCACCGTCATCACCATTCCCCCGGAAATTCTCAAACAGTCAGGCCTTGAGCCGGGCGATCCTGTGGAATTCCGTGTGGGCTTCGATGAAGAGGGAATGATCCGGCTCGAACAGAAAGAGGACGATGAAGCCTAATCAAGCAACGCTCGACGGCGCACGACAGACCTCGCTCGGCTCGATCGCGTCGACGGAGCCGGTCGTCGACGGGGTCGCCCAAGTCCTCGTCTCGAGTGACACCAACTCGCGGACGACCTACCACCGTCAAGATCCGCACAACGCAGGCTCGCCGAAGTGCGGGCAGACGCTCCGAGCGGATCACACGGAATGGACTCAGAAGCCGAAAGAGTCCATGAGACGGTCGTCTGCTGATCCGTGCCCATCCTGCTACCCAGACGGTGATCCGCGATGATCCTGTCGACAACGACGACTTTCACTTTCACCACGCTCCGGGAACGCTTTTTAAGCCCCGTCAAGAATGCAAAAGAGACGGGCTCGCCGTTGGAAAATGCGGCTCCCGTTGATAACTCCGCCGGCGTCGAACCAGTTCCAAGAGCCGACGCCGCCGGAGCCTGTGAGAGAGCCATGAGTATCTGGTACTTCATTCCACAAAAGTCCGCGGTTGATCGTGCAGTGAGGTGGTTTTAGTGACGCAAGTGAGCCTCTCGGACTTCGAGAGTGCCGACGCCGGCGTCGACGAGGACGACCTCGAGCAACTGACCGAGGCCGAGCGCGAAGTGTACGAGAGTACCGTTCTCGGCGAGTACGGCGTGCGTGAGTACGGACGCGAGACGGATCGACGACCGGGAACAGTCGGCAATCTCCTAGCTAGGGCTCGGGAGACGCTCGGGGGTGACGAGGACGATGTCTGATCGCGACCGCTCGGAATCGATGTGGTTCTGTCCGGACTGCCGGAAGTGGGTCGGCTGCCGGCTCGATCAGTGCCTCGAGGGCCACGACCGTCCGCGGCTGCCGCTCCGATCCGACGATGTCGATTTCGATGCCTCTTGGCGCGTCGATCGTCGCGACCGACTCCGCGGAAAGCTCCGCTCACTTCGATGGAGGTGCCGCGAGAAACTGACGGAGTGGCGGATTCGCTGGCGTCGGTACCGTCTGCTGCTCGCCTACGCGAAGGTGGGACGGGTCCAGCACGGGTTAGGGCCCGGGTTCACGCCGACGATGTTCGCCCTTGACCGACTGAGCAGCGAGGATCTGCTGACGATCACGGAGGACGGAGACACCGTCTGGCACTGGCCGGACGACGATCGCGACGACGGTGGTGAGTCCCGTGAGCAGTGACAGCCGCCGGCCCGCGGCGTCGATCGACGAGGACCGGCTCGACTTCGAGGCGGCCGAGCAGGCCATGACCTCGAGTTGGGAGCGCGCCCTCGAGGGGGCCGCGGAGATCGAGCCGATGCAGCCCGGCGAGTACGCGGTTCAGTTCGACACCTCCGACCGGACTCACGTCGTTCGTCTCACCAGCGATGGGACGGCCTACGCCGGCCACTGCACGGGTCCCGGCTACCAGTACCACGACGGGCCCTGTGCCCATCTCTGCGCCGTCTATCAGCGATCCCTCGAGGGAGTCCTCGAGGTCCCGGAGGTCGATCTTCGATGAGCCTGCTGCGACGCGACGACTGGCTGGGTGATCCATGGCAGGACTGACGATCACTCGAGAGCGATCGCGAGCGGCGATCGACTCGATCGAGGAGCCGGCTGCGGCCCCGATGAAGCTATGGAAGCAGCTAGCTAGGCGCGACTCTCCGCTGCTCAAACCCCTCGCTCAAGCACTACATGAGGCCGCCGACGGGGCGACTTCGTGGGTGACACTCGACGAGGAACTGAGTATCTCGGCGATGGACGGACGCTATGCAGCGGAGGGCTACGCCGCTCTCGAGGACGAGGACGCGCTTCATCGGTGGCTAGATCTCACGACCGACCTCGAGGGCCCGACCTCGCTCGGATTCCCTTGGACGCTCGAGGATGTCGAGACGGGACCGGTCGCGGTCCTCGAGGCCGCTGATGTCTCCCCGACGATCGAGATCGTCCTCACTCCGGAGTGGTTCGACGATCATCGTCGCGATCGTCGCGAGCGGCTGCTGGCGTGGGTGGTCGATGTCCTCTCATCCGCAATCGATATAAGGCTGTTAGGCAATGCTTACACCCAGAGACGGCTGGTTTCCGACCATGCCGATGTTCTTCCGTCTTCTGTGACTGAGGCCGTTAACGACCACTTACTAAACGGGCCCGACGTTGGCGACGGCCCGACCGCAGAGCGGGCACAGGAGGCCGTCGACTCGCTCGCGTGGGACCATCCTGCGTGGCGAGTCCTACTGGCCGTCGACGAGACGAACGCCGAGAGGCTGCCGTACAGACGGCTCTACAACGACCCTCGGTTTTCCGATGTCTCAGAGAGTGGCGTCCGTAAGCGTGTGCAGCGGCTCAAGGATCTCGGCCTAGTCGAGCCCGTCGATGTCAACGGCGACCGTCACGTCGCCCTGCTGCCGCCTGCTCGCCCCGCTCTCGAGGCGTTCCGAGACGAATACCTGTCCGATGTCCCCGCTCCGGCCCCCGAGTCCCGTGCGTCGGGGCTTACCGCTGCCGACGGGACTGAGGCCAAAACCGCAGGACGTGACCGGGACGTGAGCGACCCCCCAAACTCTCCCGCTGGAGCCGTGTGTTCCCGTCCGCACGTGAGTGGGGGGGAGGCCGGAGAGGCTGTGGAGCCGGAGAACACCGAGGCAGCCGCAGAGGCCGCCAGTAAGGACCGCCTACCGGCTCCCTCCAACGGCTGGCTCCGGCTCGACCAGCACCACGCGG
Proteins encoded in this region:
- a CDS encoding phage tail protein; the protein is MPGPAAALAAGEAADKAGDVAENAGEVAEPAAEAVSNVTESMSEAAKESQGFNVAMIVAAVVAAFVIYKLVTMLSGPGDAAGDAWDGAGDAAGGLGGAVGDLWGGTTDAAGGIGGAIGDLWGGSTDAAGGAGSAVGDIWDGTTGAVGDIWGGSTDAADGAGDFFGDVTGDLWGGTTDAADGAGDFFGDVTGDLWGGTTDAADGASDAVDDVTDAGGDLFGGFLSGGSDAVDDATDTGGSAVDDATDAGGDVIDGAADAGGDLVDGATDFAGGLI
- a CDS encoding AbrB/MazE/SpoVT family DNA-binding domain-containing protein, whose amino-acid sequence is MSVRVDTESNEFVDERDVRTSGGSTVITIPPEILKQSGLEPGDPVEFRVGFDEEGMIRLEQKEDDEA
- a CDS encoding sigma factor-like helix-turn-helix DNA-binding protein, which gives rise to MSLSDFESADAGVDEDDLEQLTEAEREVYESTVLGEYGVREYGRETDRRPGTVGNLLARARETLGGDEDDV